The Leguminivora glycinivorella isolate SPB_JAAS2020 chromosome 1, LegGlyc_1.1, whole genome shotgun sequence genome includes a region encoding these proteins:
- the LOC125228100 gene encoding protein dissatisfaction isoform X4 gives MAHAHKPHALKLSPPSPYAPLPQTFNFQFSMSSSMSEQAPLSATSSAGSSGAGGAGAVSPLPLVPEPFLPPPPLLHMLMSSDKCQELMWSAKQLQLQGDPSLLRPPPSAFGAPLAPTWELLQETSARLLFMAVRWVRCLAPFQALTPADQLVLLRAAWKDLFLLHLAQWSAPWDLAPLLAAPAARARLPPDPLADLELNTLQEILCRFRQIAPDGSECGCMKAIVLFSPDTPGLSETQPVEMLQDQAQCILADYVRTRYTRQPTRFGRLLLLLPSLRAVRARSIELLLFRDTVGDVSVATLLHDMYRMQPAPAPAFGPPHPPPTDHCASP, from the exons TTTAGCATGAGCAGCAGCATGAGTGAGCAAGCGCCGCTAAGCGCGACATCGTCAGCAGGTTCAAGCGGCGCCGGCGGAGCGGGCGCCGTCAGCCCGCTGCCACTGGTTCCTGAGCCGTTCCTGCCGCCGCCACCACTGTTACACATGCTCATGTCCAGCGACAAATGTCAG GAACTGATGTGGAGCGCTAAGCAGCTGCAACTCCAAGGCGACCCCTCACTCCTTCGGCCTCCGCCGAGTGCCTTCGGAGCTCCGCTGGCGCCTACATGGGAACTTTTACAA GAGACGAGCGCTCGCCTGCTATTCATGGCAGTGCGCTGGGTGCGGTGCCTGGCGCCGTTCCAAGCGCTGACGCCAGCAGACCAGCTGGTGTTGCTACGCGCCGCGTGGAAGGACCTGTTTCTACTGCACCTGGCTCAGTGGTCCGCGCCGTGGGACCTAGCGCCGCTGCTGGCCGCGCCGGCGGCTCGCGCGCGGCTACCGCCCGACCCGCTGGCCGATCTCGAGCTTAACACACTGCAG GAAATACTATGCCGCTTTCGGCAGATAGCGCCCGACGGTAGCGAGTGCGGCTGCATGAAAGCAATCGTGTTATTTTCACCAG ATACTCCCGGCTTGAGTGAGACGCAACCAGTAGAAATGTTGCAAGACCAGGCACAATGTATCCTCGCCGACTACGTACGCACGAGATACACAAGGCAACCAACGAG ATTCGGGCGCCTACTACTGCTGTTGCCATCGCTGCGGGCGGTGCGCGCGCGCTCCATCGAGCTGCTGCTCTTCCGAGACACCGTGGGGGACGTCTCCGTCGCCACCTTGCTCCATGACATGTACCG GATGCAGCCTGCACCAGCACCGGCCTTTGGACCACCGCACCCTCCCCCTACCGACCATTGCGCCTCTCCTTAG